A stretch of the Uranotaenia lowii strain MFRU-FL chromosome 3, ASM2978415v1, whole genome shotgun sequence genome encodes the following:
- the LOC129753402 gene encoding uncharacterized protein LOC129753402, whose translation MKPRCGKCEKDILNIEPAQCSCCEKYFHVQQECCDANRSSIQQLFSTHKALWLCVDCRKLFANRTLHAFLDDTIRRPPNEVIELRKKVEELSDLVNALQRQIGENHEAIMAKFDRPPNVTWPQLSGETPSNPDKRSRAIRSRKRRCGPNGEPVEVDLVPRSSTSNGTSDIDLSDLLLTCPIAAALPPPRFWIYLSGFNPKITDDDVVKITKRCLNTTNDIEAFRLVPRNVDDSRYSFVSYKIGVDIELKDKALLLSSWPQSVKVREFVSLPKNDFRNSGRHVPNKPWNPLSIETPDQRNGLTDIDN comes from the coding sequence ATGAAACCCCGATGTGGAAAATGCGAAAAAGATATTTTGAATATCGAACCCGCGCAATGCTCTtgctgtgaaaaatattttcacgtACAGCAGGAGTGTTGTGACGCCAACCGAAGCAGCATACAACAGCTGTTCAGCACCCATAAGGCACTTTGGCTTTGTGTTGATTGCAGAAAGCTGTTTGCAAATCGAACTTTGCATGCATTCTTGGATGATACTATTCGGCGCCCCCCTAATGAGGTTATCGAGCTTCGCAAGAAAGTCGAAGAATTATCCGATCTCGTGAATGCATTGCAAAGGCAAATAGGGGAAAATCATGAAGCTATTATGGCCAAATTTGATCGCCCCCCAAACGTAACCTGGCCTCAGCTATCTGGTGAGACTCCTTCGAACCCTGATAAACGGAGCCGCGCAATTCGTTCTCGCAAAAGACGTTGCGGTCCTAATGGCGAGCCTGTTGAAGTAGACCTTGTTCCGCGATCATCTACTTCCAACGGGACAAGTGACATCGATTTGAGCGATTTGCTTCTGACATGCCCCATTGCTGCTGCGTTACCACCACCTCGATTTTGGATTTATCTTAGTGGATTCAATCCAAAAATCACCGACGATGATGTTGTGAAAATAACGAAACGGTGTTTAAACACGACAAACGATATTGAAGCTTTCCGACTTGTCCCAAGAAATGTCGACGACTCTAGATATTCGTTTGTTTCTTACAAAATCGGTGTGGATATTGAGTTGAAGGATAAGGCTCTTCTGCTTTCATCGTGGCCGCAAAGTGTGAAGGTCCGTGAGTTTGTGAGCCTaccaaaaaacgattttcgcAACTCTGGAAGGCATGTGCCCAACAAACCTTGGAATCCTCTGAGCATCGAAACCCCCGATCAAAGGAACGGATTGACGGATATCGACAATTGA